Proteins encoded by one window of Shewanella avicenniae:
- a CDS encoding antirestriction protein, giving the protein MSVKLEAKPLTDVLKTPHEIKSYLNAVVMVLNESLDNPKDISGGLYLLGEGFAGIFSFDGRDPRNPDAEKVMVAWSGNYFQGLMSPFALNVGANIMASSILAFSATGTFQERLSDNVYNLKNYAETLSEAEKIFRYID; this is encoded by the coding sequence ATGTCAGTGAAATTAGAAGCTAAACCACTAACCGACGTCTTAAAAACACCGCACGAAATCAAGTCATACCTGAACGCTGTAGTAATGGTACTAAATGAATCCTTAGATAATCCCAAAGACATCAGCGGCGGCCTATACCTCTTGGGTGAAGGGTTTGCAGGGATATTCTCTTTTGATGGTCGAGACCCTCGAAACCCAGATGCAGAAAAGGTAATGGTCGCTTGGTCGGGTAATTACTTCCAAGGTTTAATGTCACCCTTCGCGCTAAACGTAGGCGCAAACATCATGGCCTCAAGCATTTTAGCTTTTTCAGCTACAGGCACTTTTCAAGAGCGTCTTTCTGATAACGTCTACAACCTGAAAAACTACGCTGAAACCCTCTCCGAAGCAGAAAAAATCTTCAGGTACATCGATTAA